The Actinomyces sp. oral taxon 414 genome has a segment encoding these proteins:
- a CDS encoding MFS transporter produces MIKPPSSGPAPAKGKGEPAATAAGPATGPAQTGGLRTAFAPTLLIALAALAAVAPLAMDAYLPAFSRMSADLGVSASTTQLTLTMFLVGVALGQLSIGVLSDRFGRRPLLLWGSVLAFVAGAGAALAPGAGLFLVARFFQGLGGAAGMVLGRAVISDRSRGITAARALSLVMAIQGIAPVVAPIFGGALVGPVGWRGILAVVAAFQGLLVIAVAL; encoded by the coding sequence ATGATCAAACCCCCTTCCTCCGGACCCGCCCCTGCCAAGGGGAAGGGGGAGCCCGCCGCAACCGCCGCCGGACCCGCCACCGGACCCGCGCAGACCGGCGGACTGCGCACCGCCTTCGCCCCCACCCTCCTGATCGCCCTGGCCGCGCTCGCCGCCGTCGCCCCGCTGGCCATGGACGCCTACCTGCCGGCCTTCAGCCGGATGTCCGCGGACCTCGGCGTCTCCGCTTCGACGACGCAGCTGACCCTGACCATGTTCCTCGTGGGCGTGGCGCTGGGACAGCTGAGCATCGGCGTCCTGTCCGACCGCTTCGGGCGTCGCCCCCTCCTGCTGTGGGGCTCGGTCCTCGCCTTCGTCGCCGGAGCGGGCGCCGCGCTCGCCCCGGGGGCGGGCCTTTTCCTCGTCGCCCGCTTCTTCCAGGGGCTGGGCGGGGCGGCCGGCATGGTGCTGGGCCGCGCCGTCATCTCCGACCGCTCCCGCGGCATCACCGCCGCCCGGGCCCTGTCCCTGGTCATGGCCATCCAGGGCATCGCCCCGGTCGTCGCCCCCATCTTCGGCGGCGCGCTCGTCGGGCCGGTGGGCTGGCGCGGGATCCTCGCCGTCGTCGCCGCGTTCCAGGGGCTGCTCGTCATCGCCGTCGCCCTGTGA